The Ramlibacter pinisoli genome segment GGGCGGCAGCTGCTGCGCAGCTTGGTGCACCCGCTGCGGGTCTACCTGGGCGAGCGCAACGAGATGCTGATGGTGAGCGGGTTCACCGACGACAAGCCCGTCTCCGAACACAACCGCCGCTTCGCCGACAACCTGGAGCTGTCGGCGCAGCGCGCCCTGACCGTGACCCGCGCGCTGATCGAGGAAGGCATGCCCTCGTCGCAGGTGTTCGCCGCCGCCTTCGGGGCCGAGCAGCCGGTGGCCACGAACCGCAGCGACGAGGGCCGCGCCCTGAACCGCCGGGTGGAAATGGCGCCGGTGCCCCGCACCGCCGGCGCCCAGGCGCCCGCCGCGCCGGCCGCCGCCAGCCGATGACCGGATCGACGTCCGCCGCTCCTCCCGACACGCAGGACGCCGACGCAGCCCTGCAGGCGACGCTGGCCGCCTGGCGCAGCGCGGGCGCCTGGCGCCTGGACCCGGCGCGCTTCCATGCGCTGGAGGCGCTGGCGCGCCGCCTGCCCGGCCAGCCCGAGCCGGTGCGGCGCCTGCTCCAGTCCAGGCTGCAGGCCGCCGTGTCCGCCTACGCCGCGCGCGTCGCCACGGCCGGACCGCCGGCGCCCGCCGCGCCGCGTCGCGCGCCGGCGGCGGCGCCTGGCTGCGTGCCGCTGGCGCAGCTCAATGCCTACATCCGCACCCTGCGGCCGGTCGCACCGGCCATGCCGGTACCGCACGGCGCCGAGGAGCCGAACGAGCTGGCCAGCGTGCGCCGGTTCCGCCGCGCCTGGTCGAGCAGCCGCACCCAGGACCAGCTGGAACAGGCGGTCTCGCGCCAGCCCGCCAACGCCGGACCGCTCAACTCGCATCGGCTGGTGCTGCAGTCACTGGCCCTGATGGGCGAGGTGTCGACCGACTACCTGCGCCGCTTCCTGCTGCACGTCGAGACGCTGCAGTGGCTGGAACGCGCCGCCGACTTGCCGCGGCCGGCCCCGGCCAGGAGCGCGAAGACGGTCAAGGGCACCAAGGTGACGGGTCGGAAGCCCCGCAAGGCCTGAGGGGCGCTGCGCCGCCGGGGCGCCCCCGATCGGGTCGGGCTGCGCCGGTGCGCGAGACGTCCCGGGACGGGGCCCGCGCCGGCGATCGTGGGCCGCTACAGGCGGCGCGTCACCACCACAAGGCGACCATCAGGGCCGCCCAGACGACCAGGGCTCCGGCCACGCCGGTCCAGAAGTAGGGCGTTCCCACCAGTCCGACGTCCTCGGGGCCATGCCTGTCCCACATGATGCGACCTCCTGCTGCGACAAGCCATGGTCGGCACGGCCGCGCCTGGCCGACGTAGGACGCGGTTGGCGGCGTGCGTGCGTGCGGAACGTCAACCGTGGCGCGGGCGCGGCGGCGTCCTACGCGAGTCGCATCCCTCGGCGACTACCGCTCAGGCACCCGTCTTGCCACCATTGCACGGTGAATCAAGACATCAGCCCGAACGAGAGCCTCCTGCTGGCCAACCTGCTGCGCGCCAGCGGCCGCGACCCCGACAGTTTTTCGGCCGTCGTGCAGTCCGACGGCCTGGTGCGCGTGACCGGCCCCCGCGGCACCGCCTTCTATCCGCGCACCAACTGGTTCACCCGCTTCAGCCGCCACCTGGACAAGTCGTTCTTCGATCCCGCGGTGCCGGCCCCGGCCGGGCCGCGCCTGGAGCGCAAGGGCGCGTTCGCCGAGGACGGCGTCCCGGCCTGAGCCAGCCCGGCCGTACGATGCCGGCATGAACGTCCCGCCCGCCCGCCGCGCGCCCACTTCCTTTCCCGCATGAACCCCGACGCCGCGACGCTCTGGCGCGCGCCGGCGTGGGCGCTGGCCGTGCTGCTGGCGGTGCTGGGCATGCTGGGGCCGTTCTCGATCGACACCTACATCCCGGCCTTCGCGGGCATCGGCGCCGCGATCGGCGCCACGCCGGTCCAGATGCAGCAGACGCTGTCGGCCTACCTGTTCGGCTTCGCGTTCATGAACCTCTTCCATGGTGCGCTGGCCGACAGCTTCGGCCGGCGGCCAGTGGTGCTGTGGGGGCTGGCGGTGTTCACGCTCGCCTCGGCCGGCTGCGCCCTGTCGCAGACCATCGGCCAGCTGGTGGCCTTCCGGGCGCTGCAGGGCCTGTCGACCGGCGCCGGCATCGTCGTCTCGCGCGCGGTCATCCGCGACATGTTCCCGCCGGCCCAGGCCCAGAAGGTGATGAGCCAGGTGACGATCTACTTCGGCGTGGCGCCGGCGGTCGCGCCCATCATCGGCGGCTGGCTGTTCGTGCATGCCGGCTGGCACGCCATCTTCTGGTTCCTCACCGCGGTCGGCGCGGTGCTGTTCGCCGCCAACGCCCGGCTGCTGCCCGAGACCCTGCACCACGACCACCGCCAGCCGTTCCGGGCGCGCAACCTGCTGGCCGGCTATGCCCAGCTGGGCGCCAACCCGCGCTTCCTGCTGCTCGCACTGGCCAGCGGCGTGCCCTTCA includes the following:
- a CDS encoding OmpA family protein; translation: MLELEDSEAAQQATPVWAVFGDLMSGLVGAFVLVLVGLLVVQMDLVGTLQAEVEKRRIEEQRRIALEKALAIPLASGRVTLNDGRIGISGSVLFPVNSDQLRGEGRQLLRSLVHPLRVYLGERNEMLMVSGFTDDKPVSEHNRRFADNLELSAQRALTVTRALIEEGMPSSQVFAAAFGAEQPVATNRSDEGRALNRRVEMAPVPRTAGAQAPAAPAAASR
- a CDS encoding DUF2894 domain-containing protein produces the protein MTGSTSAAPPDTQDADAALQATLAAWRSAGAWRLDPARFHALEALARRLPGQPEPVRRLLQSRLQAAVSAYAARVATAGPPAPAAPRRAPAAAPGCVPLAQLNAYIRTLRPVAPAMPVPHGAEEPNELASVRRFRRAWSSSRTQDQLEQAVSRQPANAGPLNSHRLVLQSLALMGEVSTDYLRRFLLHVETLQWLERAADLPRPAPARSAKTVKGTKVTGRKPRKA
- a CDS encoding multidrug effflux MFS transporter, which encodes MNPDAATLWRAPAWALAVLLAVLGMLGPFSIDTYIPAFAGIGAAIGATPVQMQQTLSAYLFGFAFMNLFHGALADSFGRRPVVLWGLAVFTLASAGCALSQTIGQLVAFRALQGLSTGAGIVVSRAVIRDMFPPAQAQKVMSQVTIYFGVAPAVAPIIGGWLFVHAGWHAIFWFLTAVGAVLFAANARLLPETLHHDHRQPFRARNLLAGYAQLGANPRFLLLALASGVPFNGMFLYVLSAPEFLGTHLQLAPTQFFWFFILSIGGIMGGAWASGRLAGRIAPKTQIRHGFVVMLAVSLLNVAANLLFAPQAWWALPPIAVFGFGWSLMVPVVTLLALDLNPQRRGLASSLQAVIGSTANGIVAGAIAPLVMHSTRLLAITSLLMMGIGLVAWIYVHHRWPEIGRHAAAQVS